In the Alkaliphilus oremlandii OhILAs genome, one interval contains:
- a CDS encoding NAD(P)/FAD-dependent oxidoreductase yields MYDVTVIGAGIIGTFIARELSKYQLKVLMVDKENDIANGTTKANSAIVHAGYDAKEGTLKAKLNVRGNELYENICKELDVPFKRIGSLVVAFNEQEMEAVKELFERGLENGVPQMEILDKERVLKLENNLNEEVVGALYAKTAGIVGPWELAIALAENALENGVEMLLNSPVTDINKNSDGYSITAGDRIIQSKIIINCAGLYSDEINNMVNTPSFEILANRGEYNLFDKSVGNLVNTVVFRCPSEAGKGAVVLPTVHGNLLLGPTAESVDSKSNLSTTFEGLTSLNDHAQYTLKEVSFKNVITSFTGLRAKTKNQDFIIEESKESLGFFNVAGIDSPGLTAAPAIAEYVIELVKDRIEVLEKNQSFNPKRRPSIHFIELSHDEKAKLIEKDPRFGRIICRCENITEGEIVDIIKRKAGATTLDGVKRRARPGSGRCQGGFCAPKVMEILAREQGIDITEVVKDGLDSHILIGETK; encoded by the coding sequence ATGTATGATGTGACAGTCATCGGTGCAGGTATAATAGGAACTTTTATAGCAAGAGAGCTTTCAAAATATCAATTGAAGGTGTTAATGGTAGATAAAGAAAACGACATCGCCAATGGAACTACAAAAGCAAATAGTGCGATTGTTCATGCTGGATACGATGCAAAAGAGGGAACATTGAAAGCTAAATTAAATGTACGGGGAAATGAGCTCTATGAAAATATATGTAAGGAACTAGATGTTCCTTTTAAGCGAATCGGATCTCTAGTGGTAGCATTTAATGAGCAGGAGATGGAGGCGGTCAAAGAGCTGTTTGAAAGAGGGCTAGAAAATGGCGTTCCTCAGATGGAAATATTAGATAAGGAACGTGTGTTAAAGCTTGAAAACAACTTAAATGAGGAAGTGGTAGGCGCTTTATACGCAAAGACCGCAGGAATTGTTGGTCCATGGGAGCTGGCCATTGCTTTAGCTGAAAATGCTTTGGAAAATGGTGTAGAAATGCTACTAAACAGCCCGGTAACGGATATAAACAAAAACTCTGATGGATATTCAATTACGGCTGGTGATAGAATCATACAAAGTAAAATTATTATAAATTGTGCAGGACTTTATTCCGATGAGATTAACAATATGGTAAATACACCAAGCTTTGAAATATTGGCAAATAGAGGGGAATATAACTTATTTGATAAGTCTGTTGGGAACTTAGTGAATACTGTAGTTTTTAGATGCCCTTCAGAAGCAGGTAAGGGAGCTGTTGTTTTACCTACAGTCCATGGAAACTTATTGCTTGGGCCAACAGCAGAATCTGTAGATAGTAAATCTAATTTGAGCACAACCTTTGAAGGATTAACTTCTTTGAATGATCATGCGCAGTATACCTTGAAAGAAGTAAGCTTTAAAAATGTAATCACCTCCTTTACAGGGTTGAGGGCAAAAACGAAGAATCAAGATTTTATTATTGAAGAATCAAAGGAGTCCCTAGGCTTTTTTAATGTAGCGGGCATCGATTCTCCAGGCCTGACTGCAGCGCCTGCAATTGCTGAGTATGTTATAGAATTAGTAAAAGATAGAATTGAAGTTCTGGAAAAAAATCAAAGTTTTAACCCAAAGAGAAGACCGAGTATTCATTTTATAGAACTATCCCATGATGAAAAAGCAAAATTGATTGAGAAAGATCCTAGATTCGGGAGAATTATATGTCGATGTGAGAACATTACAGAAGGTGAAATCGTAGATATCATTAAAAGAAAAGCAGGGGCAACAACTCTGGATGGCGTAAAGAGAAGAGCAAGACCGGGTTCAGGAAGATGTCAAGGTGGATTCTGCGCACCGAAGGTAATGGAGATTCTTGCAAGAGAGCAGGGAATAGACATTACAGAGGTTGTAAAAGATGGGCTAGATTCTCATATATTGATAGGCGAAACCAAGTAA
- a CDS encoding NAD(P)/FAD-dependent oxidoreductase — MLHYDIVVIGGGPAGLAAAIEARKNGVKKILIIERDTELGGILQQCIHNGFGLQVFKEELTGPEYAERFIKELITMGIEYKLDTMALEVSENKVITAVNPVDGMLHIKAGAIILAMGCRERTRGAIRIPGTRPAGVMTAGTAQRFVNMEGYMIGKKVVILGSGDIGLIMARRLTLEGAEVLAVAELMPYSGGLTRNIVQCLEDFNIPLYLSHTVTNVEGRHRVESVTIAQVDERFKPIEGTEKKFQCDTLLLSVGLIPENELSKSAGIALDSITGGPIVNESMETSVEGIFACGNVVHVHDLVDWVTAESKRAGISAAKYIKGQIENNCKTIHLKGINGVRYIVPHQIRLENVEEKVELMMRVDNIYKDVKLVVRNNTDVIKEIKRNHVAPGEMETIQLDLSQCNLNDCDEICVEIVKKEA, encoded by the coding sequence TTGTTACATTACGATATTGTAGTAATCGGTGGAGGTCCTGCAGGTTTAGCTGCGGCCATAGAGGCAAGAAAAAATGGAGTGAAAAAAATATTGATCATAGAGAGAGATACTGAGCTCGGTGGAATACTGCAGCAATGTATTCACAATGGATTTGGACTGCAAGTTTTTAAAGAAGAGCTTACTGGCCCAGAATATGCAGAAAGATTTATTAAAGAGTTAATTACTATGGGCATAGAATATAAGTTGGACACAATGGCATTGGAGGTTTCTGAAAATAAAGTGATTACAGCCGTCAACCCAGTAGATGGAATGCTGCATATAAAAGCGGGTGCTATTATATTAGCAATGGGCTGTAGAGAAAGAACGAGAGGCGCTATTCGAATACCGGGAACTAGGCCGGCAGGCGTCATGACAGCTGGAACGGCTCAAAGATTTGTAAATATGGAAGGATATATGATTGGAAAGAAAGTCGTGATTCTTGGCTCTGGTGATATTGGATTAATCATGGCAAGAAGGCTGACCCTTGAAGGTGCAGAAGTGTTGGCTGTTGCGGAGCTTATGCCATATTCAGGTGGACTAACAAGAAACATAGTGCAATGCTTGGAGGATTTTAATATTCCGCTTTATTTGAGTCATACGGTTACCAATGTAGAAGGGCGCCATAGAGTGGAGTCTGTAACTATCGCTCAGGTAGATGAAAGATTTAAGCCCATCGAAGGAACAGAAAAGAAATTTCAGTGTGATACTTTACTATTATCTGTTGGTTTGATTCCTGAAAATGAGTTATCTAAATCTGCGGGAATAGCGCTGGATTCTATTACTGGTGGTCCTATTGTCAATGAATCTATGGAAACCTCTGTAGAAGGAATTTTTGCATGTGGGAATGTTGTTCATGTCCATGATTTGGTGGATTGGGTTACAGCAGAGAGCAAAAGAGCAGGTATTAGTGCTGCCAAATACATTAAAGGTCAAATAGAAAATAATTGTAAAACAATACATCTAAAAGGAATCAATGGGGTGCGTTACATCGTTCCTCATCAAATAAGATTAGAAAATGTGGAAGAAAAAGTGGAACTTATGATGCGTGTAGATAATATTTATAAGGATGTAAAGCTTGTTGTTAGAAATAATACAGACGTGATAAAGGAAATAAAAAGAAATCACGTTGCCCCTGGAGAAATGGAAACGATTCAATTAGATTTAAGCCAATGTAATTTAAATGATTGTGATGAAATTTGTGTAGAGATTGTGAAAAAGGAGGCGTAA
- a CDS encoding DUF1667 domain-containing protein produces MEAKDMICIVCPFGCKLKVKQNDASELGYSVEGNKCFRGKDYGIREMTNPTRALTTTVSIIDASIKRLPVRTSGTIPKGLIEDAMKEINKIEVKAPVKVGDVIIKNILDTGVDIISSRSMCQVSEEYNYLEQCLAQI; encoded by the coding sequence ATGGAAGCAAAAGATATGATTTGTATTGTTTGTCCTTTTGGTTGTAAGCTTAAAGTGAAACAGAATGATGCAAGTGAGTTAGGGTATTCCGTTGAAGGGAATAAATGTTTCCGAGGAAAAGACTATGGTATTAGAGAAATGACGAATCCTACAAGAGCTTTAACAACAACGGTTTCTATAATAGATGCTTCTATAAAAAGACTTCCGGTACGAACATCAGGAACGATACCGAAGGGATTAATAGAAGATGCAATGAAGGAGATCAATAAAATAGAAGTGAAGGCACCTGTAAAAGTAGGTGATGTTATTATTAAAAACATTCTAGATACAGGCGTAGATATAATATCCTCTAGAAGCATGTGCCAGGTTTCAGAAGAGTATAATTATTTGGAGCAATGCTTAGCACAGATATAA
- a CDS encoding MgtC/SapB family protein, translating to MLSNGEIALRLILSALAGGIVGMEREANNHPAGLRTHILVSLGSTLIMLISMYGFQGPGINNSGDPARLAAQVVSGIGFLGAGTIIRTGNNIRGLTTAASIWVCGGIGLAIGNGYYLGGLTTAIIVLFTLGSLGFIENKIFKNQYKLLSVHCRERAGLIGDIGHILGKHSIIIKDIKVDREDNIEEGESSSIEITFTLKLPSRFINDSFFDEILNVDGVEDALWDRELGDAYLY from the coding sequence TTGCTAAGTAATGGGGAAATTGCTTTAAGGTTAATTTTATCAGCCCTAGCAGGTGGTATTGTCGGAATGGAAAGAGAAGCCAACAATCATCCAGCTGGGCTTAGAACCCATATATTAGTTTCTTTAGGCTCTACCCTTATTATGCTAATATCTATGTATGGATTTCAGGGACCAGGTATAAATAACAGTGGAGATCCCGCAAGATTAGCCGCTCAGGTTGTTAGCGGCATTGGATTCTTGGGCGCAGGAACAATTATAAGAACAGGAAACAATATTCGAGGGTTAACTACTGCTGCCAGTATTTGGGTTTGTGGAGGGATAGGATTAGCGATAGGGAATGGTTATTATTTAGGAGGACTCACAACTGCTATAATTGTTTTATTCACCTTAGGAAGTTTAGGATTTATAGAGAATAAAATCTTCAAAAATCAATACAAACTATTGAGTGTTCATTGTAGAGAAAGAGCCGGATTAATCGGCGACATCGGACATATATTAGGAAAACATAGTATCATTATTAAAGATATTAAGGTTGACAGGGAAGACAACATTGAAGAAGGTGAGTCCTCAAGTATAGAAATTACATTTACGCTAAAGCTACCCTCTAGATTTATAAACGATAGTTTTTTTGATGAAATTTTAAATGTCGATGGAGTAGAAGATGCATTGTGGGATAGAGAGCTTGGAGATGCGTATTTATATTAA
- a CDS encoding GNAT family N-acetyltransferase, with translation MITPILESKRILLRPLSINDARHIFKRWTSDSEVAKFMIWDLHKSVDDTMEWLKIEVQNINNEYHYVWGFVLKETGELFGSGSINFKEELGCYELGYNIMKKYWGQGLTTEAGKVILDFATKILGEKKFFCRHAVDNIGSKKVMTKLGFKYYADSSYTSFNGEKTFLSQDYYLMIE, from the coding sequence ATGATTACACCTATATTAGAAAGTAAAAGAATACTACTTAGACCACTCTCAATAAACGATGCTCGTCATATTTTTAAGCGCTGGACATCGGATTCGGAAGTAGCAAAGTTTATGATATGGGACCTACACAAATCTGTTGATGATACTATGGAATGGCTAAAAATTGAAGTGCAAAATATTAATAACGAATATCATTATGTCTGGGGATTTGTATTAAAAGAAACTGGAGAATTATTTGGCTCAGGTTCTATAAACTTTAAAGAAGAACTTGGCTGTTATGAACTTGGATATAATATTATGAAAAAATATTGGGGACAAGGACTGACTACAGAGGCTGGAAAGGTTATATTAGATTTTGCTACAAAAATTTTAGGAGAGAAAAAGTTTTTTTGTAGACATGCAGTTGATAATATAGGATCAAAAAAAGTTATGACTAAACTTGGCTTTAAATATTATGCAGATAGTTCGTATACAAGTTTTAATGGTGAAAAAACTTTCTTAAGCCAAGACTATTATCTAATGATTGAATAG